A single Phoenix dactylifera cultivar Barhee BC4 chromosome 1, palm_55x_up_171113_PBpolish2nd_filt_p, whole genome shotgun sequence DNA region contains:
- the LOC103705382 gene encoding outer envelope pore protein 16-3, chloroplastic/mitochondrial-like isoform X2 yields the protein MEHSKVRDLLDQHTPIMVTVKGATMGLTAGTVTGAIVATLFDRDVPPVNKNVTHPELMRTLKVCGNYGLTFAALGGIYAGVDQLLEKQRKKKDFINGAVGAFVAGASVLGFKGQGAAEWTRAAATEAAGRDSSHAAVS from the exons ATGGAGCACTCAAAAGTTAGAGACTTGTTAGATCAACATACTCCAATCATGGTCACAGTCAAGGGAGCAACAATGGGTTTAACTGCAGGGACTGTAACGGGTGCAATTGTGGCTACTCTGTTTGATCGTGATGTGCCCCCTGTGAATAAAAACGTGACACATCCAGAGCTTATGAGAACCCTCAAGGTGTGTGGTAACTATGGACTTACTTTTGCTGCCCTTGGAGGTATATATGCAGGTGTGGATCAACTGTTGGAAAagcagagaaagaagaaggacttCATTAATGGTGCTGTGGGTGCTTTTGTTGCTGGAGCTTCTGTTTTGGGTTTCAAAG GTCAAGGAGCAGCTGAATGGACGAGAGCTGCAGCAACGGAAGCTGCTGGACGAGATTCATCTCATGCTGCAGTGTCTTAG
- the LOC103705382 gene encoding outer envelope pore protein 16-3, chloroplastic/mitochondrial-like isoform X1 gives MEHSKVRDLLDQHTPIMVTVKGATMGLTAGTVTGAIVATLFDRDVPPVNKNVTHPELMRTLKVCGNYGLTFAALGGIYAGVDQLLEKQRKKKDFINGAVGAFVAGASVLGFKGRSISSALFCGSALAFTSAVLEHCLSDDKTHDQ, from the exons ATGGAGCACTCAAAAGTTAGAGACTTGTTAGATCAACATACTCCAATCATGGTCACAGTCAAGGGAGCAACAATGGGTTTAACTGCAGGGACTGTAACGGGTGCAATTGTGGCTACTCTGTTTGATCGTGATGTGCCCCCTGTGAATAAAAACGTGACACATCCAGAGCTTATGAGAACCCTCAAGGTGTGTGGTAACTATGGACTTACTTTTGCTGCCCTTGGAGGTATATATGCAGGTGTGGATCAACTGTTGGAAAagcagagaaagaagaaggacttCATTAATGGTGCTGTGGGTGCTTTTGTTGCTGGAGCTTCTGTTTTGGGTTTCAAAG GTAGGAGCATTTCATCAGCTCTTTTTTGTGGATCTGCTCTGGCTTTCACTTCTGCAGTGCTGGAACATTGCTTGTCAGATGACAAGACTCATGACCAGTGA